The genomic window GGGTATACGCTATCATAATAATTAGAGCAATAATCCATGAATCATAATAAGTTTCACCTACCCATAATAATACAAATTGTTGTCCATATATTGTAAATGCACCTAGAATATATAATAGAACAATAAAGGAGATTCTTCCTATTTTGATCATCATATCAGTGAGTTCTTCACCCGTAGCCTTCCCAACGGCCATTTGGGTTGCTCTAGGTAAAAACACACCGGAAATAGCACTAGAAAAAGCACCATAATAAGTGCCTAACATGATTCCAACACCAAAAACAGCTACAACTGTTGTATTTGCTATTATACCTAATACCATTTGCCCCGCTTTCCATTGAAACTGGGACACTAATGCAGCGATAAAAATCCAAAGCGAATAACCAAATATTTCTTTAATCAAATTTTTGTCTAAATAGTGTAATTTAAATTTTACTTTAAGTTTTTTGAATACATAAAAGGCATTAATACCAATAATTATGATATTAAATAAAGTATCTATGATTACCATAGAAATTGCTTTTCCTCCAATTGATAAAATTGCGACTATCATGATCGTCCTTAAGATATACCTAATAATATTTACTATTTTAGGAAAAACAAACTCTTCTAATCCAAAACAAATCCCATTAAAAGAACCTCCAGGTAATGAAATAGCTAAATTGAAAATTAAAATTGCAAACATTATTTTTGCTTTAATAATTTCTTCGGGTGTTAAAGATTTTGAAAAAATATTTTCAATGTTTATATAACATATCACTCCAACTATAATAACTAATATTGCTATTAATATATAAATTAGCATTGTAGTTGCTAAGAAATTTTGTTCACCTTTATTGTCTTTTGTAGCTCTGTACTTTGAAACAAACCGGACAATAGTATTATTTAGACCTAGGTCTAGTACAGAAATATAACCGACTAAAGAACCTATAAGAGTATATAGCCCAAATTCGCTATTACCTAGCTTTAAAATAATAAAGGGGGTTAGTAAAAGACCAATTACATTTGTTAAAAAAATGTTGATGTAATTGAGTAAAGCTCCTTTTTTTATTTGACTCAAAATAATGTTTTTTAAAGTTAAAAAATACCAAATGTTAACTACTATGAAAAATTACAACGGCCAATGTAACAAGGCCTCTTAGTTTGCTTAACTCGCCAATTTTATTAAAATGTAGATTAGTGCTATTCATCTAATTCAGATATGTAAATATAATTATTAGAATCTTCCGTTAACTTTGTCTTTCAAAACCCCTTTAAAATCGTATAAAATTCCATTGGGTTTTAAGAAGCTATTCCAATCTTTGTCCATGTATAGTCCCTTTTTTTTAATTGACTCAAAATGTTTTATTTTATTTGTAAAAAGATTTATACCAATCTATAAATCCCTTAACTCCTGTTTTAATAGAGGTGTTAGGTTTGTAGTCATAATCTTTTATTAAGTCGTCTACATTTGCCCAAGTTCGCTCAACATCCCCTGGCTGCATGGGTAGCAGATCTTTTTGAGCTACTGTATTTAAATTAAACTCAATTTCTTTAATGAAGTCTAATAATTTCACGGAGTTGTTATTTCCTATATTGTATATTTTATAAAGTCTGTTTTTTACTGGTTTTTCAATAATTTTAATCACGCCATTA from Algibacter sp. L1A34 includes these protein-coding regions:
- a CDS encoding lipopolysaccharide biosynthesis protein; the protein is MSQIKKGALLNYINIFLTNVIGLLLTPFIILKLGNSEFGLYTLIGSLVGYISVLDLGLNNTIVRFVSKYRATKDNKGEQNFLATTMLIYILIAILVIIVGVICYINIENIFSKSLTPEEIIKAKIMFAILIFNLAISLPGGSFNGICFGLEEFVFPKIVNIIRYILRTIMIVAILSIGGKAISMVIIDTLFNIIIIGINAFYVFKKLKVKFKLHYLDKNLIKEIFGYSLWIFIAALVSQFQWKAGQMVLGIIANTTVVAVFGVGIMLGTYYGAFSSAISGVFLPRATQMAVGKATGEELTDMMIKIGRISFIVLLYILGAFTIYGQQFVLLWVGETYYDSWIIALIIMIAYTPPLVQAFGQSILEAKNKMSFKVILYLICIGLGTLLGAYIAKEYGGIGMIAGSTIGWIIGQNILNIYYHKVININILRFFKELAQKTIPVFAIILLIGYLINMIPGNGWINFFIKAAIYSVIYVLLMYRFGMINYEKELITKPINKLFKKQLL